A stretch of Candidatus Eisenbacteria bacterium DNA encodes these proteins:
- a CDS encoding uracil-DNA glycosylase translates to MLGDAGASDVPGPSTTEVLALPGFESAVPTSPAALPIAQPLAPRTDLPQDLPSLATLVSTCRKCGLCETRTQTVFADGAPTARLLLVGEAPGRDEDAQGIPFVGRAGQLLNKMLAAIDLKREDVYICNVLKCRPPENRTPLPEEVERCLPYLEQQIALIRPSLICALGLSAAQALLRTKSSMTSMRGRVFEFRGVRLIPTYHPAALLRNPALKRDAWADLQQVRELLRSGGNA, encoded by the coding sequence GTGCTCGGGGACGCGGGCGCTTCCGATGTCCCGGGACCCTCGACCACAGAGGTGCTGGCGCTCCCCGGGTTCGAGAGCGCTGTCCCCACGAGCCCGGCCGCCCTTCCGATCGCTCAGCCGCTCGCGCCGCGCACCGACCTTCCCCAAGACCTCCCATCCCTCGCCACGCTGGTCTCCACCTGCCGCAAGTGCGGTCTCTGCGAGACGCGCACCCAGACCGTGTTTGCGGACGGGGCGCCCACGGCGCGGCTTCTCCTCGTCGGGGAAGCGCCGGGTCGGGACGAGGACGCGCAGGGAATCCCCTTCGTCGGCCGCGCCGGGCAGCTCCTCAACAAGATGCTCGCGGCGATCGACTTGAAGCGCGAAGACGTGTACATCTGCAACGTGCTCAAGTGCCGGCCGCCCGAGAACCGCACGCCTCTGCCCGAGGAAGTGGAGCGCTGCCTCCCCTACCTGGAGCAGCAGATCGCGCTGATCCGACCCTCCTTGATCTGCGCGCTCGGCCTCTCCGCGGCGCAGGCGCTCCTGCGCACGAAATCTTCCATGACCTCGATGCGCGGCCGCGTCTTCGAATTCCGCGGCGTCCGGCTGATCCCGACCTACCACCCGGCCGCGCTGCTCCGAAACCCCGCGCTGAAG